The following coding sequences are from one Rhodothermia bacterium window:
- a CDS encoding SusD/RagB family nutrient-binding outer membrane lipoprotein, translated as MKTYFKIKQVALMMFLAVALTSCDDGFVDINTNPNTANSIDPSFQFTYLQLLTAGDEYTHIRANMIYTETFIQRMAVLSFGAHGDKYTLNDDYSGSLYNRSYSELARNMTDLLNTTSQDASLSNFNNMMRIWRVFTYQRVTDTYGMIPYSEAGQGVLKGIYNPKYDSQQDIYNSMIADLGDAASKLDASKKTPGSADIVYNGDVAKWKKFAYSLMLRMGMRLTKVDAAKAEATVKAAIAGGVFTSNADMPFVLHTDGPSGINNNGVAHALDIYHGDARISKTFIDMMKSRNDPRMAIYFQNPDGSADVSKMTGITPGTDPGALPANWKDVYAMANAKLKVKSNKQPLMTAAEVNLLMAEAVQRGWASGSAADYYNAGVKASMQMWSMVNSGLGSVSDADVTTYLNQASVKYDAAKATELIATQQYIATYLNGYEGFANWRRTGVPALTANNAVGNLTGGTIPRRLMYPAGEAASNPEGYNAAVTAQGANEFKTRVWWDK; from the coding sequence ATGAAAACATACTTTAAAATCAAACAGGTTGCACTGATGATGTTTCTGGCTGTCGCTCTCACCTCGTGCGATGATGGCTTTGTGGACATCAATACCAACCCAAATACTGCAAACAGTATTGATCCATCGTTCCAATTCACCTACCTGCAACTCTTAACGGCAGGAGATGAGTACACGCACATTCGTGCCAACATGATCTACACCGAAACTTTTATCCAGCGAATGGCGGTTTTGAGTTTTGGTGCCCATGGTGATAAATACACGCTCAACGACGATTATTCCGGATCTCTCTATAACCGGAGCTATAGTGAATTGGCGAGAAATATGACTGACCTTTTGAATACGACCTCACAAGATGCAAGCCTCTCCAATTTCAATAACATGATGCGGATCTGGCGGGTCTTTACGTACCAGCGCGTGACGGATACCTACGGGATGATTCCTTACAGCGAAGCCGGACAAGGTGTGCTGAAAGGCATCTATAACCCGAAATACGACTCGCAGCAAGACATTTATAACAGCATGATCGCTGATTTGGGTGATGCCGCTTCCAAATTGGATGCGTCGAAAAAAACGCCCGGCTCGGCGGACATTGTTTATAATGGGGATGTTGCTAAGTGGAAAAAGTTTGCATATTCTTTAATGCTTCGGATGGGTATGCGCCTAACAAAAGTTGACGCTGCCAAAGCGGAGGCAACCGTGAAAGCTGCGATTGCTGGCGGGGTATTTACGTCGAATGCGGATATGCCGTTCGTATTGCATACCGATGGACCAAGTGGCATCAACAACAATGGTGTGGCACATGCTTTAGATATCTATCACGGTGATGCGCGGATCTCTAAAACGTTCATTGATATGATGAAGAGCCGAAACGACCCACGTATGGCCATCTATTTCCAAAACCCAGATGGTTCTGCCGATGTTTCTAAAATGACGGGCATTACTCCCGGTACCGACCCCGGTGCGTTGCCTGCCAACTGGAAAGACGTTTATGCCATGGCAAACGCCAAGTTAAAAGTGAAAAGCAATAAACAACCGCTGATGACCGCTGCCGAGGTAAATCTCTTAATGGCTGAGGCTGTTCAACGAGGATGGGCCAGTGGCTCCGCCGCAGACTATTACAACGCTGGTGTAAAAGCTTCCATGCAAATGTGGTCTATGGTGAACAGTGGGTTGGGTTCGGTGTCGGATGCGGATGTCACCACCTATCTAAACCAAGCAAGTGTGAAGTATGATGCTGCAAAGGCAACGGAGCTAATTGCAACGCAACAATACATTGCGACCTATCTTAACGGGTACGAAGGATTCGCGAACTGGCGGAGAACCGGAGTTCCTGCTTTGACGGCCAATAATGCAGTGGGTAACTTGACTGGTGGTACCATTCCTCGCCGACTGATGTACCCAGCCGGTGAAGCAGCTTCTAATCCAGAAGGCTATAATGCTGCGGTTACTGCTCAAGGTGCAAATGAGTTCAAAACCCGTGTTTGGTGGGATAAATAA